The Methanocella arvoryzae MRE50 DNA window GCTACCTCGAGCCGGGTTGCGGTGTGGACAGACCTCGGGATCTTTGCCTTAATTGCTCTCATGTCCAGCCACCTCTACAACTACGAAGGTCTTGGTCTTGGAGAGCGGCCTGCACTCTGCGATGACCACTTTGTCGCCCTCTTTTGCGTTGATGCAGGGCGGGTTGTGGGCATGGAGCTTAGACCTCCTCTTCTCGTACCTGTCATACTTCAGGTCACGCTTTAAGTACTCACGGGACACCACTACAGACTTGCTCATCTTGGCGGAGACAACGGTGCCCTCGAAGATCTGTCCCCTGACAGCCAGGCTGCCATGGAACGGACACTGGGGATCGTTGCACTCGGTCTTGGGTGCCTTCACGTTTAGTCCAATATCTTTCGCCATTTCTATTCCTCTTGTATTGCGGGGTTAACCGGTAGACCGGTCACTTCCCTTTCCGCCTCTTCTTAGGGATGCGGTTTTCAGGTTGTGATTGTAATAAAGTCCCGAGGACTCTTACGCGCCGGGAATCCGGAAGCGTGAACACGAAGGTGCAGCACGACTTGGGGACTTTTGCATCGCGCTTGCCAGTATTTATTATGATCATGTTCCGCGTCTCATCCACCACTTTGCCCGTAAGGACATAGGGAGGTGTTTCCACCTCGACCTTCAATCCTATCAGCTCATGGTAGATGATGTTGTCCGGCGCTATGTCCATATCACAACCCCTGCTCATACATTTATATTTTTCCTCAAGCAGGGGTCCCCCTGCGCTCAGATTTATATTTTTCCTCTGTCAGAGCAGGGGTTATTTAACGTCGATCGATTCGGCAGCATAGCCAATGGACTCCAGGATCTCCCTCACTTTTTCCTTGTGATCGCCCTGGAGCTCGATGGTCTGCTGCTTGATAGTGCCGCCGCAGGCGCATTTGGCCTTCAGGAGGCTCGAAAGCTCCTTCAGGTCGATGCTCTTGTCGTCGATACCATCGATGATCGTCGCCATTTTACCGAAGCGTCTCTTATCAGTCGTTATTCGGACTCGCTGGGATTCCTTGACGATTTCTTCGCATACGCAAAGATCGTCAGGCAGGCCACACTTGTCACAGACCGACACTTTAACGCTTCATCTCCTTCTGCTTTTTCTCCTGCTTGATGGTCAGGATGCGAGCGATGGTCCTGCGAAGTTCCCGGATCCTGCCCGGGTTCTCCGGCGCACCGCCGGTCGCGGAGATCGCGTGCTGCTTCAGGAGGTCGTTGCGCAGGTCCTTGAGCTGCTTGTCAAGTTCCTTGTCGCTCATGCCTCTGATTTCCTTAGCTCTGAGAATCGCCATCGGTCTTCACCACCTTTTTCTTCGGCTGCTTCTTCGCGGCCGCTGCCTTCTCATCGCCCTCGGCGCCCTCGGGCGTTACGGCCTCGGCGGCCTCCGACTCGGCGATGATCTTCTCGACCTCTGCAGCGGTAGACTCGGCCGGGGCCGGGACTGCTGCTGCCTCCTTCGCGGGCTCGGCGCCTGCTGCGGGAGACTTCTTCTCGGCCGGAGCGGGTGCTGCGGCCTGTGCCGCCTCGATCGTGATCTGGTCAGGGAGCACTGCCTCGGGGGGCATGATCCTGACTTTGACGCCGATGATGCCTAATTTCTTCTTAGCCCTGGCGTAGCCGACGTCCACGAGCTCCTCGACGGGCTTGCCGCAGTGCTTGATGTAGCCTGCGATAAACTTCTCGCGGCGCTTCCTCGCGCCAGTCAGCTTGCCTGCGATGATGACTTCGCAGCCCATGGCTCCGGAGTCCATGATCCTCTGCAGGGTGGACTGTCCGGCCTTACGGAAGTACCAGCCTCTCTCGAGAGCGTTGGCCAGCCTGGTCGCCATCATCTGGGCGTTCAGCTCAGGCTTCTTGACTTCCTGCACATCGATCTGCGGGTTGTCCATCTTGAACCGCATGTCCATTTCCTTGGTGTACCTGCGGATGGACTTACCAGCCTTTCCAATGATCATTCCCGGCTTCTCGGCCTTGAGGGTGATCTGAGTGCCCATAGGGGTCCTGTTGATCTCCATGCCGCCGTATCCGGCGCGCTCGAGCTTCTCCAGGAAGTACTCGTCGACCATGGCCTTCTTGAAGCCCTCTTGTACGAATTTCTTCTCAATCGCCAATCTAACGCACCTCTCCGATAACTACCTCTACCGTCACGAGCTCGATGTTCCATGCGGTAGCCCTGCCCATTGCGCGGGGCATGATGCCCTGGATCACACGGCCCTTCTTGGAGGTCGAGTGGATGATGCGCATGTTTTCAGTCTCGAGGCCCTTGTACTCTGCGTTCGCTTCCGCGTGCTTGAGCAGCTTCAGGATCTCGGTGCTCGCCTTGACCGGGTACCGGCCGCTGGGCCAGCCCGACTGGTGGCGCTTGTGGCCGACGTTCCTGGCGTGCTGCTTGAAAGGCACCGACCTCTTCTTGTCGATGACATCCTGCAGGTACGTTTTCGCGGCGCTGAGCTTCATTCCGCGGATCTGCCTGCAGATTTCCTGGCAGTGCTTGGGCGAGACGTTGATCTCGTAGGCCATCGCCTTGGCGGTGGTGGCCGGGTCAAATTCTGCTGTGTATCCAACTTTCGACATCTACGTCACTCCTTATTTCAGCGGCACGTACTTGCTGCCTCTGGTTGCACCGATACCTGCGGAACCGTGCGACACGCTGTGGCGGGTCAGGGCGAATTCTCCCAGGTAGTGCCCGACCATTTCGGGCGTGGTCTCGACTGCCTTCCATTCCTTGCCGTTGTGGATCTCGAACGTTACGCCGACCATTTCCGGGAGAATGATCATGTCTCTCAGGTGAGTCTTGATCTTGGTTTCTCCGGCCTTGACGGCGTTGAGCAGCTTCTGGTGCTCCTCGCCGAACTCCCTCTTGATCTTCCGCCTCTGGCGGGCGGGCAGGAGAGCGGCGACCTGGTTCATGTCCAGCTTCTTCATTTCGGCGATGGTCAGACCCCGGTAGGTGAACTCTTCCTTCCTCTTCGGGAGCCTGCCAGCCTGCTTCGACTGTTTAGATACCATTAATTTCATCTCCTCTATGGCCTAGACCAGCTTAGTGGCCAACGCCAGTCCTTCTCGCTGCGATGCTTCCTACCTTTCTGCCAGGCGGGGTGTTCCTGCTGACCGTCTTGGGCCTGCCGGGGTGCTGCCTGCCGCCGCCACCGAACGGGTGGTCGACTGCGTTCATGGCCACACCACGGACAACGGGCCACTTGGTAGCCTTGTTGGCCATCTTGTACCACTTGTTGCCTGCGCGAACGAAGGGCTTCTCAGTCCTGCCGCCGCCGGCCACTACTCCGATAGTTGCCCTGCACTTCGGGTTGAGCCTCTTGATCTCGCCCGAAGGCATCTGGACTACGGTCTTCTTGCCCTCGTGAGCCACGATGATCGCGTAGACGCCCGATGAGCGTGCGAACGCGCCGCCGTCGCCCGGCTGCGACTCGATGTTGCAGATAGCGCAGCCTTCCGGGATCTCGCTCAGGGGGAGCGTGTTGCCCGGCTTGATCTCTGCCGAGATGCCGCAGGCGATCTTGTCGCCGACACCGACACCCTCGGGAGCCAGGATGAGCCTCTCTTCGCCGTTGCCGAACTTGACACGGATGATGGGGCAGTTCCTGGCCGGGTCGTGGACGACCTCGGTGATGATACCCTCGATGGTCTCGTCGCCGAAGGTCTTGATGTGCTCCAGGTCCGCCTTGAACCTGCTAGAGGTAGCCCTGTAGGTCGGGGAGCCTTTACCTCTGTTCTGTGACATTAATCGCTTTCCCATAATCAAACCTCCACAGGCGGGTTTAGAATACTCCTAGACGGCTGGCGATCTCTTCAGCCCGGTTCTCGGGGCTGAGGGTAACTACAGCCTTCTTGCCTCCACGTGCGGTGATCTGGGTCGTGACCTTGACTACCTTCACGTTGTACATTTCCTCGATGGCCTTCTTGATCTGGGGCTTGGTGGCCCTCATGTCGACCATGAACTGGAGAGTGTTGTTCTTGTCCAGGGACAGGGTCGCCTTTTCTGTGATGAACGGGTACTTGATAATCATTCTTCGCCAGCCTCCGTCAGAAGCTTCATAGCGCCCTCAGTCCACAGCGTCAGGCGGCCTGCCTGGGTGCCCGGAGCGAGCATTTCGACGTTCAGCTCATCCAGAGTTGCGACGTCAACGCCCGGGATGTTCCTGGCGGCGAGCTTGATGCCGTTGTCCTCGGCGATGACGATGAGAAGGCCTACCTTCTTCTTGTACTGCCTGCCCCTCATCTTGCCCTTGCCTGCGCGGACAGTCTTCTGCTTGGACCTCGCGAGGTCTGCGGCAAAGCCGAGCGCGGTTAAGAGCTCCATTACTTCGCTGGTCTTCTTCAACGACTCGATCTCGCTGTCGACCACTACGGGCAGAGCGCCCTCGTACTTGTAGCCGCGAGCCTTGACGAGCTCGGGGTTGGTGGTGGCTGCGACAGCAGAGCGGATTGCCTTGATGCGCTCCTTGTCGTTGATCTTCTCAGTGTAGATCCTTAACGGGTTAGGTCCGTGAGATGCACGGCCGCCCCTTGCGTGCGGAACTACTGCTGCGCGGCTGCCGTTGGCAAGCCTTGGCACCTGTGCTGCGCCTCTGCCGCTGCCCCAGGAGTGCTTCTTTGCCGAGGAGAGCGTGCCTGCGGTCCTGTCCGGGCCGTACGGCTGCAGCCTGTTTGCCTGCGCTGCGAGCACCGCTTTCTTGATGATGTCCGGCCTGTACTCTTCGTTGAATACGGCGGGAACGGTGATTGCGGACTTCTTGCCGGATTTGCTAAGTATAGTTACTTCCATCTCTTGGTCCTCCAGGTTAGCCCATCTTGGACTGAGTGCTCAGGTACGTGATCTCGGGTGCCTGCTTCGGCATGTTCTTGGGCCTTACTGCGGGCCTGATCCTGACCATTCTCTTGACCGGTCCGGGAATGCTGCCCTTCAGCATGATGTAGTCGTTCCTGATCAGACCGTAGTGCAGGAAACCACCAGCGGGAGTGATCTCTTCGGCCTTGTCGCCCATCTTGAGGATCCTCTTGTTGTACTCGGTCCTCTGGTGGTAGCCAGTCTGACCCAGCTGCGGGACCTGCCACCTGATGCGGTGCGGGTTCCACGGGCCGAGGTTACCGACGTGCCTCTTTTTGCCAGTGCGGGCGTGCTTCCTCTTCTGGGTAGCGATGCCCCACCTGACGACAGGACCCTGGGTACCATAACCCTTGGTGATGGCCGAGACGTCGACCAGTTCGCCCGGTGCGAAGACATCCTTGATGCCGACGGCCTTACCCATGAGCGACTTAGCGAACTCGAACCTCTTAGCCATGTCGCCACCGGCGATCCGGTTCTCCATGAGCTCGGGGACCTTCTTGGGAATACCCGAAACTTCAGAAGTGAGCGTTACAGTCATGACGCGCAGATCTGCGACTACACCCTTCTTGACGAGCTCTGCGATCTTCGCGAGCTGCTCGTCGGTCTTGTAGCCGTTCTTGGGCAGGTGGGTGAGCGACTCGAGCATCTTGAGGTCGCTGATCCATGCCTCGCCGATGACCTTCTTGCCGTACGGGCTGTCATCGTAGACACGGATACCTGCTACGTGCATCTGCGGCGCTTCGACGATCGTGACCGGGACGGAGATCTCCATACCCTCGGTCGCGCTGTGCGGCCTGTCATCAACCATTACAATGTGAGACATTCCGGCCTTGAATCCGACAAATCCCTGAATCTTTGGCTGGTCGCCAAGCTCTGCCCAGTTTCTCATCTTGGGCTTCTGGCTTCGCGCCCTTACCCTCGGGCTGTACCCGAGAGATCCACGCCTTGGTGCGTGTGCGTGTCCCATTTTAGATTTTCCTCCTATGTTAGGGAATAGGCTCTGGCTTAGACATTCGCCAGGTATCATGCTGCCATAGAGCAGATACTTACGCTGTAATACCCCTCCCGCCTGCCAGGTGAAGAAGCTGGAAAAAGGCTTCTCCGTGCGTACCGTGGATGGCACCTGACACACTCAGGTGGAGTATTCACCACGTAAACTGGAATAATCTTGAAGTTGGTTGTGTTCCTTCGTGTTTTGGAGTATGGCGTCCTTCGGACGAGAGGGCTAAAGCCTGGCGCGGCGACCTTATCCCATTATATCGCTATCTCGAGCAGCCATACAGGCTACCCTTAAGCCATCGGTCTCCGCCGGCGCTTCGCGCTGATATCCCTTCCCCGGAATGCCACGCTTATTCACGCTGGACTCAATGTAATACTTGGTCTTCGCGAACAGATCCTGACTCAACTGCGTTTCATATGTGAATGGGCTAACTTACTCGTTCATCGAGTAAGCTATCGACCCTGACGCGTTAGTCAGCTCCGACTCTGGTCACAATACCTTCACGGTATTCCGATCAGTACAAGGCTACGATATACGTGCGCCGAGAAGGCTCATATGCCGAAGAGACATCCTATGTGAAAGCCTGATAAAGAGGAATACTTACTGGCGTGCATCTGCGAGGTGATCAGCCCCGGTATACGCCGATTTTTTCCGTCTTCAGGTTTTGGCTGTCAGGATGAGTCCGGATATAAGTGCCCTTCCACGGGTGACACTCACATAGTCCTCATACTTGGGACTTAGAATTGTAATTATAGTATATATAGGTTGCGTCTACAAATGACGTGGACGGGCGTCGAAAATGGGGCGGGGCATCTTCTGATGCCTTGAAGTAGATCATAACAAGACAGTACATGATATAATGGTGCCGATCGAGCCATTTGATTTTTCAATAATTAAACAACCGCTCGCATTCTTTATGCGTCATCCAGTCAACGATTACAGATATCGCCGTATCGCCGTCACTGATGACAAAGTACAATAACCTCCAGCCGTCAGGAAGATCGTATTTCCAGAGATTACTAAGCCCATACTTTTTCTTTTATGCCCCAGGAATCAACTTCTTAGGTATCTGAGTACCGGAAAAGGCATTTTCACTTAAGCGATCTATTGCACTGGTTAGAGCTGAATGGAGGAGTTTATCTTCGGACGTGGAATGCTCAAGCCGATTTAACTTTTCTTTAATAGTATGATCAGCAAGGCCAACCTTAAATTTCACATAAATGCAAAAATCATATGCATATTCAGCATTATAAATAGCTGACGTATAGCCTGCTTATCAGCTGGTTACTTAATAATCAGGCCTTCATCGGCAAGATATTTCTTAACCAGCTCCGGGTTCCACACCCAGCAAACATGGCCATCAGCATCAACGCCAATCTTACCAGATTCAAGCAGATAGTCAAAGATCACTTTATAGGTCTGGTACATCATCTTTTTCGGCAGGTGTTCCCATAGCGCCCGCTTCTTATACTCGCCGCTGTGCTCTTCGATAAAGTGCTCCACCATTTTGATTGTATCGAGTTTTGGCTGATGGATTATTTTGTCGTGCTCGTCTATCTCAATCACGCCAGATCACCTATTGTTATATAAGTTTATATAACATTCCCATATTAAAGGTTTTGTACAGTATAATGAAAATAGGTGTAATCGGTACCAGACAGATTCCATATTATACCCTTTTTAGTGACATGCGCTCGCCTGACGAGAAATTGGGATTTTCAGGCAGAGGCTATGAAAAATTGAAAGTTAGCCCTGTGTGAGTCGAAAATACCGCCAGGCCCGCCAAGGTGCCAGGCACGCCAAGAGATATTTTTCATTGAATGCCAAGAGGCTAAGCACTCGCCTCATGAAAACTGGTTTTTCAAGTTAAGCCGATGAAAAACTCCTGGAGGTCGGGGAGTTCCCGGGAGGCGGGGGAGGATTTTCAAGCTGGGAGGTTGGAGAGGGTAGCGAGGTCTGAGAGGAGGTTGGGGAGTGTGGAAAGGTTTGGGAGGATTTTTTAAAGATATTCTCTCTGACCTCCGGGTACCTCACATAACCTCCTCTCTGATCTCCATGACCTCCCTGACCTCCCAGCTTGAACGTTCTCTCTGAACTCCGTGAACCTCTCAGACCTCCTCCCTGGCCTCTCAACACCTCCCTGACCCAGATGTTCATGGAACGCCAAGCCAATATTCGCACTAGAGCGATTCCGATCAAAAAGCCCGTGGCGGCCCTGGCTTCCTGGCGAGCGTGGCGGCCCGATAGCACCCGGCAGAGATACTGTCTGGATTAATCAATTAATTATAAAAGTATGTGAATGCAATTTTGATATTAATATGACACCCAAACCCGGCGCACCTACAGTTGAAGAAGAGAAATTCGACTTAAGCACAGATCAAGAGATTGATCAGCACTTTGAAGCGGGCATGGACTTCCGCGACATGGGCAATTATGGCAGAGCAG harbors:
- the rpl4p gene encoding 50S ribosomal protein L4, encoding MEVTILSKSGKKSAITVPAVFNEEYRPDIIKKAVLAAQANRLQPYGPDRTAGTLSSAKKHSWGSGRGAAQVPRLANGSRAAVVPHARGGRASHGPNPLRIYTEKINDKERIKAIRSAVAATTNPELVKARGYKYEGALPVVVDSEIESLKKTSEVMELLTALGFAADLARSKQKTVRAGKGKMRGRQYKKKVGLLIVIAEDNGIKLAARNIPGVDVATLDELNVEMLAPGTQAGRLTLWTEGAMKLLTEAGEE
- the rpmC gene encoding 50S ribosomal protein L29, which translates into the protein MAILRAKEIRGMSDKELDKQLKDLRNDLLKQHAISATGGAPENPGRIRELRRTIARILTIKQEKKQKEMKR
- a CDS encoding 30S ribosomal protein S19, with translation MVSKQSKQAGRLPKRKEEFTYRGLTIAEMKKLDMNQVAALLPARQRRKIKREFGEEHQKLLNAVKAGETKIKTHLRDMIILPEMVGVTFEIHNGKEWKAVETTPEMVGHYLGEFALTRHSVSHGSAGIGATRGSKYVPLK
- a CDS encoding ribonuclease P protein component 1, coding for MDIAPDNIIYHELIGLKVEVETPPYVLTGKVVDETRNMIIINTGKRDAKVPKSCCTFVFTLPDSRRVRVLGTLLQSQPENRIPKKRRKGK
- a CDS encoding 50S ribosomal protein L23, with the protein product MIIKYPFITEKATLSLDKNNTLQFMVDMRATKPQIKKAIEEMYNVKVVKVTTQITARGGKKAVVTLSPENRAEEIASRLGVF
- a CDS encoding 30S ribosomal protein S3 encodes the protein MAIEKKFVQEGFKKAMVDEYFLEKLERAGYGGMEINRTPMGTQITLKAEKPGMIIGKAGKSIRRYTKEMDMRFKMDNPQIDVQEVKKPELNAQMMATRLANALERGWYFRKAGQSTLQRIMDSGAMGCEVIIAGKLTGARKRREKFIAGYIKHCGKPVEELVDVGYARAKKKLGIIGVKVRIMPPEAVLPDQITIEAAQAAAPAPAEKKSPAAGAEPAKEAAAVPAPAESTAAEVEKIIAESEAAEAVTPEGAEGDEKAAAAKKQPKKKVVKTDGDSQS
- a CDS encoding 50S ribosomal protein L3, which gives rise to MGHAHAPRRGSLGYSPRVRARSQKPKMRNWAELGDQPKIQGFVGFKAGMSHIVMVDDRPHSATEGMEISVPVTIVEAPQMHVAGIRVYDDSPYGKKVIGEAWISDLKMLESLTHLPKNGYKTDEQLAKIAELVKKGVVADLRVMTVTLTSEVSGIPKKVPELMENRIAGGDMAKRFEFAKSLMGKAVGIKDVFAPGELVDVSAITKGYGTQGPVVRWGIATQKRKHARTGKKRHVGNLGPWNPHRIRWQVPQLGQTGYHQRTEYNKRILKMGDKAEEITPAGGFLHYGLIRNDYIMLKGSIPGPVKRMVRIRPAVRPKNMPKQAPEITYLSTQSKMG
- the yciH gene encoding stress response translation initiation inhibitor YciH produces the protein MSVCDKCGLPDDLCVCEEIVKESQRVRITTDKRRFGKMATIIDGIDDKSIDLKELSSLLKAKCACGGTIKQQTIELQGDHKEKVREILESIGYAAESIDVK
- a CDS encoding 50S ribosomal protein L2, with protein sequence MGKRLMSQNRGKGSPTYRATSSRFKADLEHIKTFGDETIEGIITEVVHDPARNCPIIRVKFGNGEERLILAPEGVGVGDKIACGISAEIKPGNTLPLSEIPEGCAICNIESQPGDGGAFARSSGVYAIIVAHEGKKTVVQMPSGEIKRLNPKCRATIGVVAGGGRTEKPFVRAGNKWYKMANKATKWPVVRGVAMNAVDHPFGGGGRQHPGRPKTVSRNTPPGRKVGSIAARRTGVGH
- a CDS encoding 30S ribosomal protein S17; translation: MAKDIGLNVKAPKTECNDPQCPFHGSLAVRGQIFEGTVVSAKMSKSVVVSREYLKRDLKYDRYEKRRSKLHAHNPPCINAKEGDKVVIAECRPLSKTKTFVVVEVAGHESN
- a CDS encoding 50S ribosomal protein L22, whose product is MSKVGYTAEFDPATTAKAMAYEINVSPKHCQEICRQIRGMKLSAAKTYLQDVIDKKRSVPFKQHARNVGHKRHQSGWPSGRYPVKASTEILKLLKHAEANAEYKGLETENMRIIHSTSKKGRVIQGIMPRAMGRATAWNIELVTVEVVIGEVR